One stretch of Nomascus leucogenys isolate Asia chromosome 7b, Asia_NLE_v1, whole genome shotgun sequence DNA includes these proteins:
- the LOC101179348 gene encoding uncharacterized protein LOC101179348: MSSTLREACDMGVLLKEENGWLHILLGSQSLNQGGTQCMMGCPTHFTDEETEAREIQLADFLWNFLWTSGGTSCQQSRLDCFTKRMQPRLPAGVSSALRREAHNQMRTPAAAS, from the exons ATGTCCTCTACCTTGAGGGAGGCGTGTGACATGGGA GTTCTGTTGAAGGAGGAGAATGGATGGTTACACATCCTGCTTGGGAGCCAATCACTGAACCAGGGGGGAACACAGTGCATGATGGGCTG CCCTACCCACtttacggatgaggaaactgaggctcgggaaATCCAGCTGGCAGACTTCCTCTGGAACTTCCTCTGGACATCTGGAGGGACATCTTGTCAGCAGAGCAGGCTGGACTG CTTCACAAAGAGGATGCAGCCCCGCCTCCCAGCGGGAGTCAGTTCTGCTCTGAGACGTGAGGCTCACAATCAAATGAGGACTCCTGCTGCTGCATCTTGA